From a single Carassius auratus strain Wakin chromosome 38, ASM336829v1, whole genome shotgun sequence genomic region:
- the LOC113057494 gene encoding leucine-rich repeat-containing protein 27 isoform X2 produces the protein MSELHCEEEEDVLCLSRRALRSIPASVLHTTHLKSLYLEGNEISSLPERFFSRMSSLVWLDVRNNRLSGLPAAIGQHRCLKTLLLEGNPISALPPELGHVITLKALSLRKCPLVFPPQDVLDRGLPSILHYLRSSALTDESAAVEKLCLSELEQCEEDETEILRFEELRRRMIQVERAELGSAGDGGTGTPRADLISSCFIRLNIVSALDDVQRSPAV, from the exons ATGAGTGAGCTCCActgtgaagaagaagaagacgtgCTGTGTCTGAGCAGAAGAGCCCTGAGGAGCATCCCAGCATCTGTGTTACACACCACACATCTGAAG AGTTTGTATCTGGAGGGGAATGAGATCAGCAGTCTCCCTGAGCGTTTCTTCAGCAGGATGTCGTCTCTGGTCTGGTTGGATGTGAGGAACAATCGACTCTCAGGTTTACCAGCCGCCATCGGACAACACCG GTGCTTGAAGACGTTACTGCTGGAGGGGAACCCGATCTCAGCGCTTCCTCCAGAGCTGG GTCACGTGATCACGCTGAAGGCCTTGAGTCTGAGGAAGTGTCCGCTCGTGTTTCCTCCTCAAGACGTCTTGGACCGCGGCCTGCCCTCCATTCTCCATTACCTGCGCTCCTCCGCACTGACTGacg AGTCTGCTGCTGTGGAGAAGCTGTGTCTGTCTGAACTGGAGCAGTGTGAGGAGGACGAGACGGAGATATTACGCTTTGAGGAGCTCCGGCGCAGGATGATCCAGGTGGAGCGGGCTGAATTAGGGTCGGCCGGCGACGGAGGAACCGGAACACCCAGAGCTGATCTCATCAGCAGCTGCTTTATCAGATTAAACATTGTGTCTGCTCTTGATGATGTTCAGAGGAGCCCAGCAGTCTAG
- the LOC113057494 gene encoding leucine-rich repeat-containing protein 27 isoform X3 — protein MSELHCEEEEDVLCLSRRALRSIPASVLHTTHLKSLYLEGNEISSLPERFFSRMSSLVWLDVRNNRLSGLPAAIGQHRCLKTLLLEGNPISALPPELGHVITLKALSLRKCPLVFPPQDVLDRGLPSILHYLRSSALTDGSEDFLILNTRSDRNMVRLIISCLYCHHVDSGVNYKQC, from the exons ATGAGTGAGCTCCActgtgaagaagaagaagacgtgCTGTGTCTGAGCAGAAGAGCCCTGAGGAGCATCCCAGCATCTGTGTTACACACCACACATCTGAAG AGTTTGTATCTGGAGGGGAATGAGATCAGCAGTCTCCCTGAGCGTTTCTTCAGCAGGATGTCGTCTCTGGTCTGGTTGGATGTGAGGAACAATCGACTCTCAGGTTTACCAGCCGCCATCGGACAACACCG GTGCTTGAAGACGTTACTGCTGGAGGGGAACCCGATCTCAGCGCTTCCTCCAGAGCTGG GTCACGTGATCACGCTGAAGGCCTTGAGTCTGAGGAAGTGTCCGCTCGTGTTTCCTCCTCAAGACGTCTTGGACCGCGGCCTGCCCTCCATTCTCCATTACCTGCGCTCCTCCGCACTGACTGacg GATCTGAAGACTTCCTTATCCTCAACACACGATCAGACAGAAACATGGTTCGTCTGATCATctcatgtctttactgtcatcaTGTGGATAGTGGAGTAAACTACAAGCAGTGTTGA
- the LOC113057494 gene encoding leucine-rich repeat-containing protein 27 isoform X1, which produces MSELHCEEEEDVLCLSRRALRSIPASVLHTTHLKSLYLEGNEISSLPERFFSRMSSLVWLDVRNNRLSGLPAAIGQHRCLKTLLLEGNPISALPPELGHVITLKALSLRKCPLVFPPQDVLDRGLPSILHYLRSSALTDVSPPESAAVEKLCLSELEQCEEDETEILRFEELRRRMIQVERAELGSAGDGGTGTPRADLISSCFIRLNIVSALDDVQRSPAV; this is translated from the exons ATGAGTGAGCTCCActgtgaagaagaagaagacgtgCTGTGTCTGAGCAGAAGAGCCCTGAGGAGCATCCCAGCATCTGTGTTACACACCACACATCTGAAG AGTTTGTATCTGGAGGGGAATGAGATCAGCAGTCTCCCTGAGCGTTTCTTCAGCAGGATGTCGTCTCTGGTCTGGTTGGATGTGAGGAACAATCGACTCTCAGGTTTACCAGCCGCCATCGGACAACACCG GTGCTTGAAGACGTTACTGCTGGAGGGGAACCCGATCTCAGCGCTTCCTCCAGAGCTGG GTCACGTGATCACGCTGAAGGCCTTGAGTCTGAGGAAGTGTCCGCTCGTGTTTCCTCCTCAAGACGTCTTGGACCGCGGCCTGCCCTCCATTCTCCATTACCTGCGCTCCTCCGCACTGACTGacg TGTCTCCTCCAGAGTCTGCTGCTGTGGAGAAGCTGTGTCTGTCTGAACTGGAGCAGTGTGAGGAGGACGAGACGGAGATATTACGCTTTGAGGAGCTCCGGCGCAGGATGATCCAGGTGGAGCGGGCTGAATTAGGGTCGGCCGGCGACGGAGGAACCGGAACACCCAGAGCTGATCTCATCAGCAGCTGCTTTATCAGATTAAACATTGTGTCTGCTCTTGATGATGTTCAGAGGAGCCCAGCAGTCTAG